The genome window ACGCCACCAACGACGGTGCGGATGCCTCGTGCGATGACCCCGGTGCTGACCTGCTCGATGTGTGGTACACGTTCAATTCCGGTCCGGAAGACACCGTAGCGGTCACACTGACGCCCGGGCCTGACATGGAAGACTGGGCCTTCGCGCTCTACGATGGATGCGGCGGTGCTGAAGTCGCCTGTGTGATCGTTCCGTTCGCCGCATTGAACGTGGCTGTTTCACCGAACACGGACTATTGGCTCAGGGTCTACTCCAATCCGACCTATGGCGTGGGCGGTGCTTTCACGGTATGCGTGACCGGTCCGGTCGTAGTGGCACCTCCTCCTGCGAACGACGAGTGCACTGGTGCTGTCCCGCAAGCACTCGCGATCGGGGGCACGGTGACCTTCCAAGGAGACAATACCGGCGCTACGGATACCGAGGCGTTGGGCCAAGGAAGCGCCTGGGAAGCATTCACGCTGGCCGGGTCAGCCGATATCACCATCGACTATTGCGGTACCGCTCCGACTTTCTCCGAGTACTTCGTCGTGGTGTTCGCCAGCTGCCCCTTGTCCGGTCCGGTCTACCCTGGTTCGTACGACACGACCGCTTGCGGCGATGGCAACGGTTCGATGTGTTTCTCCGGGCTCCCCGCTGGCACCTACTACTATCCGGTGATGGCTGGTGCCTCATCCACGGGCCCCTATGTGCTGAACGTCACGGCGGAACCGCTCGGAACCAATGCGGTGAGCAACGATGCGTGCACCGGTGCCATCCCCGTTATGGCCACCACCTCCTGCACGCCGCAGATCTTCAGCAACGGATGCGCCTCGCAATCGCTACCGGCGACGGATTGCGGAAACGGAGCCGGAGAGGCGAACGATGATGTCTGGTACAGCTTCATGGCCACCAGCAGCGACATGAGCATCGGTGTGCTGCCGAGCGCCAGCGGTAACATGGATCCGGTGATCGAACTCTTCAACGGCAGCTGCGGTTCGCTGGTGTTCTTGACGTGCGCCGATGCGGGCGCTCAGAACGCCCCGGAGGATCTGCAGGCCAGTGGACTTACCGTGGGCGCCACGTACTATTTCCGCGTGTATGACCACAGGCTTCAGTACTCCTGGATCGATCCCACCTATGAACTGTGCGTGGTGGAAGGCCTGGGCAGCGGCCTTGGGCTCGCGGAGACCCCTTCGTCAGCCGGGCAAGCGGTGATCTACCCGAACCCTACGGACGGTGTCTTCACGCTGCTGACGAACGGCAGCTCCTCTGTTGCGATCACCGTGCTCGATGCCTCTGGACGCTCCGTGTTGAACACCACGCGCAATGCCAACGCAGGACTGGTGCAGGTGGATGCCACATCGCTCCAGCCCGGTGCGTACGTGGTGCGCTGCACGAGCGGCGGCGTGGTGGCGAACGAGCGTTTGGTCATCCGCTAATCCCGAAAGATCATGAACCGATACATCACATCCTGTTTCCTGCTCCTCGCTGCGATGAGCGCCAACGCCACCGACCGCGTGGTGAGCCCGAACAGCACCTACAACACCATCAGCAGCGCCATCGCGGCGAGCAGCGATGGTGATCGGATACTGGTGGAGCCTGCCACCTATACCGAGGACGTACTTCTCGGAAAGAGCCTGACCCTGATGTGCAACCAGGAAGGTGGGCGCTACGCATTGAACGGCAGCCTCAGGCTCGACAACGCGAGCGGTAAGGACATCGTTGTGTCAGGCATCAGAGCGCTGGGCGGCATCAGCCTGCTGGGCAGCAACACGGCGCCCACCAGCTTTCGGATGTTCGATTCATTCGCGTCGTACTGCAACCTCGAAGATCCCTTCCTGCATGTGGAACTGTATCGTGACACCATCGCTGTTTCGGTCTTCTTCTCGGCCGGCTCCGTGGTCGGGAACATCATCCCTGGCACTGCCAGCGGAGGAGGCGCCATCGTACTGAGCGGGGCCAGTCAGTTGAATGAGGAATCCTGGATCATCGGCAACGCGATCAGTTATGCGTTCAACGGATTCGGCGTGAACATTACTTCCGATGGGGTCTTCCATGTGGAGAACAACTTCATGCGCCGCTTCCCCGGCGCTGTTGGCATGACCATCAGCCGGAGCAACGAGCCGTCGGCGCTCACCTCGACCATCATCAACAACACCTTCTACATGCCCTCTGGTGCGCCTACCGTGGCCATCAACAACCCCAACTTCGCCCTCTTCAATTTGTTGGTGAAGAACAACGTGTTGGTCGGTTATAATGCGGTGACCAGCACGGACCCCAGCTGGACGCAGTTGGTGCAGTCGCACAACCCGTTCGGAGCTCCATCCTGGATCGATACGACAACGGGGAAGGCGCTCCCCGGCACCCCGCTGATCGACGCCGGCGATCCCGATCCGCGCTACCTGGACCTCGACCTCACGGTGAACGATGCGGGCTGCTACGGCGGCAGCAACAGCCGAGAGAACTTCACCACGCCCATGGGCAGCGCTGTGGTGGGCTTCATGCAAGCGCCGCGCGTGGTGGCGCAGGGCGAACCGGTGAACATCTCGGTCACGGGCTTCGATCGCTGAGCTGTACCATGCTTCGCGCGCTCCTTGTCGGTGCGGCCCTTGCCGCGTGCATGGTGGCCCATGCACAGACCCCGCGTGTCGCCCAGGCGGAATGGTTCATCGGCAATGATCCCGGTGAAGGGCTGGGCACCGCCATGCAAGTGACCGATGGCCAATGGGACCAGGCTTTGGAACAGGTCATCGGCACAGTATTCAATGCCGCGCTCGGCGACCAGGTGATCAGCGTGCGTGTGAAAGGCGCGAACGGTTACTGGAGCAATGTGTTCCGCGCAGCGCTGCACGTGAACGCACCGATCACCGCGCGACAGGTCCTGGTGCAGCAAGGCGAATACTTCTGGGACAACGATCCCGGGCTGGGCAGTGGCACCGTGTTACTGGCCTTCGATGGCGACTTCAACGATGCGTTGGAACAGGCCATCGCGTCGGACAATGCCATCACCCCCGGTGCGCATCGCCTCTTCGTGCGGCTGAAAGGAGCGGACAACGGATGGAGCGCCCTCTTCACACAAGTCGTGCACGTGAACACGGCGAACCCGACACGCGACATCCGCGTGCAACAGGGCGAGTTCTTCTTCGACAGCGACCCCGGCGAAGGGAACGGCACACCACTGCTGGCCTTCGATGGTGATTGGAACGCAGCGTTGGAAAGCGGTATCGCCAGTGTCGCGTCACCTGCGGTCGGCGATCACCTGCTCTACGTGCGCGTGAGAGCGGCCGATGGGCCGTGGAGCAACGCGTACAAGACCGTGCTGCACGTATCGCCGAACATTCCGGTGCGCGCTGTGGCCGTGCAGGCCGCGGAGTACTTCTGGGGCACCGATCCCGGTGAAGGCGCGGGCCTTCCGATGCTCGCCTTCGATGGTGACTTCGACAGCGCGCTCGAACAAGCGGACATCACTTCCAATGGTGCCACGCTCGGTGACAACGTGCTCGGCGTGCGCGTGCGCGGCGCGGACAACAACTGGAGCGCCACCTACCGCAGCATCGTCCATGTGGGTCCCGCGCTCACCCTGAGCGATGTGCATGTGCAGCAGGGCGAGTTCTTCTTCGACAGCGACCCCGGAGAAGGCAACGGCACCGTGC of Flavobacteriales bacterium contains these proteins:
- a CDS encoding T9SS type A sorting domain-containing protein, giving the protein MKHIVLLITTLLIALHGNAQQRGAWTRLTAPAKPMHLAAHGPDRGNAPANDDCANAEAITVAVDCTTPIAGNNADATNDGADASCDDPGADLLDVWYTFNSGPEDTVAVTLTPGPDMEDWAFALYDGCGGAEVACVIVPFAALNVAVSPNTDYWLRVYSNPTYGVGGAFTVCVTGPVVVAPPPANDECTGAVPQALAIGGTVTFQGDNTGATDTEALGQGSAWEAFTLAGSADITIDYCGTAPTFSEYFVVVFASCPLSGPVYPGSYDTTACGDGNGSMCFSGLPAGTYYYPVMAGASSTGPYVLNVTAEPLGTNAVSNDACTGAIPVMATTSCTPQIFSNGCASQSLPATDCGNGAGEANDDVWYSFMATSSDMSIGVLPSASGNMDPVIELFNGSCGSLVFLTCADAGAQNAPEDLQASGLTVGATYYFRVYDHRLQYSWIDPTYELCVVEGLGSGLGLAETPSSAGQAVIYPNPTDGVFTLLTNGSSSVAITVLDASGRSVLNTTRNANAGLVQVDATSLQPGAYVVRCTSGGVVANERLVIR